One part of the Solanum dulcamara chromosome 8, daSolDulc1.2, whole genome shotgun sequence genome encodes these proteins:
- the LOC129899003 gene encoding uncharacterized protein LOC129899003: protein MHELLMVMWGLSYLQNLWPFSVLNPDDLRISDGFVRKLAIPESTKQFVYAIQEPKSKAVIYVLCVQNLSERSAVDAQCLIREVKPEAVVVQVGNSVDSHQKEEFGLSDSGDFKESEESVPTSSIEVLKRCFVHKTNKEKYENVAGRVVLREIFGVGFDGHLPAAKKAAEEIGSAFLLLESPFVKCSTSSECSDVGDEGFNNNFGVFGLEEGYENRFGVFGLEASNSLVPLRTGLMVSANSRGFRVTNDVQSQMVRLLSSHLVNSGSLQNIGSEDIQQQLNYQVPQFAQTVYPLLVDLCNIFVDIPSIGRSLACAQKLFHDVCNGDAVNTNLLSEVYAFKIAVEGLRIALNNAGRLPLSKMGCHTTKFSELSIEDKSHALLAQALRSQTEKFKSIVAVVDASGLAGLRKHWSINVPEEVKEIVEQLVTDSENDGDNSSQSDKKGLLAVKPVVAVGAGATAVLGASSFSKVVPASTILKVVTFKVPASLKIMMTQTQKALALAFGKSNVVGPAMASSGVKSSVLKATASAEKIRAVAHGVIASAEKTSISAMRTAFYEIMRKHRVRPVGFLPWATFGCSVATCASLLVYGDGIECAAESLPAAPSIACLGRGIQSLHQASKAVKQTENSRIQKSIESLVYRFKKISIS, encoded by the coding sequence ATGCATGAGCTATTAATGGTCATGTGGGGTTTAAGCTATTTGCAAAATCTGTGGCCTTTTTCTGTATTAAACCCCGATGATTTGAGAATTTCAGATGGGTTTGTGAGGAAATTAGCAATACCCGAAAGTACCAAACAGTTCGTTTACGCAATTCAAGAACCTAAATCGAAGGCTGTTATATACGTATTGTGTGTGCAGAATTTATCTGAGCGATCTGCTGTAGATGCCCAGTGTCTAATTAGGGAAGTTAAGCCTGAGGCTGTAGTTGTCCAAGTGGGTAATTCAGTAGATAGTCATCAAAAAGAGGAATTTGGGTTGAGTGATAGTGGTGATTTCAAGGAGTCGGAGGAGTCGGTACCAACTTCGTCCATTGAGGTGTTGAAGAGGTGTTTTGTGCATAAAACTAATAAGGAGAAGTATGAGAATGTGGCGGGACGAGTTGTTTTGAGAGAGATATTTGGGGTTGGGTTTGATGGGCATTTGCCTGCTGCCAAGAAAGCAGCTGAAGAGATTGGTTCGGCTTTCTTGTTGCTCGAGTCACCGTTTGTTAAATGCAGCACATCTAGTGAGTGTTCCGATGTGGGGGATGAGGGGTTCAACAATAATTTTGGAGTGTTTGGTTTGGAGGAGGGTTATGAGAATAGGTTTGGAGTGTTTGGCTTAGAGGCTAGTAATAGTTTGGTTCCTCTAAGAACGGGGTTAATGGTGTCGGCAAATTCACGTGGATTTCGTGTTACAAATGATGTTCAGTCTCAGATGGTAAGGCTGCTGTCATCGCATTTGGTCAATTCAGGTTCCTTACAGAATATTGGATCCGAGGATATTCAGCAACAGTTGAATTATCAAGTACCACAGTTTGCACAGACAGTTTATCCATTGCTCGTGGATCtatgtaatatttttgttgataTTCCCTCTATAGGAAGATCTCTAGCTTGTGCTCAAAAGTTGTTTCATGATGTTTGTAATGGAGATGCTGTAAATACAAATCTCCTTTCTGAGGTTTATGCCTTCAAGATTGCAGTTGAAGGGTTGAGAATAGCTTTGAACAATGCTGGTCGACTCCCACTTAGCAAAATGGGGTGTCATACAACTAAATTTTCTGAGCTTTCTATTGAGGACAAGTCCCATGCCCTTCTTGCACAGGCCCTCCGAAGCCAGACCGAGAAGTTCAAATCAATAGTTGCAGTAGTAGATGCCAGTGGTTTAGCTGGACTAAGGAAGCACTGGAGTATTAATGTACCTGAGGAAGTCAAGGAAATTGTTGAGCAGCTGGTCACTGACTCTGAAAACGATGGGGACAATTCGAGCCAAAGTGACAAAAAAGGGTTACTAGCTGTTAAGCCAGTGGTAGCTGTTGGGGCTGGTGCAACAGCAGTTTTAGGAGCTTCTTCGTTTTCTAAAGTTGTTCCTGCATCTACAATATTGAAGGTTGTTACCTTCAAAGTCCCTGCTTCTCTAAAAATCATGATGACTCAAACCCAAAAGGCCCTTGCTCTTGCATTTGGAAAGTCAAACGTAGTAGGCCCTGCAATGGCGAGTTCTGGTGTCAAATCATCTGTCCTTAAGGCAACTGCTTCTGCAGAGAAAATCCGTGCCGTGGCGCACGGCGTTATAGCCTCTGCAGAGAAAACTAGCATCTCAGCCATGAGAACGGCATTCTATGAAATTATGAGGAAGCACCGAGTACGACCCGTTGGCTTTCTGCCATGGGCTACCTTTGGGTGCAGTGTAGCTACTTGTGCGAGTTTGCTTGTGTATGGAGATGGAATAGAATGTGCTGCTGAATCTCTTCCAGCAGCTCCTTCAATTGCCTGTTTGGGTCGTGGAATCCAAAGTTTGCATCAAGCTTCTAAGGCAGTGAAACAAACAGAAAACTCCAGGATACAAAAGTCAATAGAGTCTCTTGTGTACAGATTTAAGAAGATAAGTATCTCATAA